In a genomic window of Rhinoderma darwinii isolate aRhiDar2 chromosome 10, aRhiDar2.hap1, whole genome shotgun sequence:
- the LOC142662629 gene encoding galactoside alpha-(1,2)-fucosyltransferase 2-like, giving the protein MKKCFLIFIFVGVLAVINLFCWYNSPISQKIFYTLCKASSEENRPQISSDSIRPLKGMMTIIPQGRFGNQIGEYAALYALAKMNGYRAYILPEMHQEFSSLFKINLPLISKDSDKRIKWKEYKVQNWMCPEYRNITGENVKLKGFVYSWTFYHHIKNEILQEFTFHDFVRDEANAYLTQVRGNRKNVTFVGVHVRRGDYVQLFVKLKRGVLADKNYLQNATDYFRNKYQNPIFVVASNGMDWCKQNVNNSLGDVYFAGDGIEGSPARDFAILAHCNHTIMTFGSFGIWAAYLAGGETMHLTNYSAPDSSYLKYVKYEAIYLPEWIAVPADLSELLKNKENDKN; this is encoded by the coding sequence ATGAAGAAGTGTTTTCTGATCTTCATCTTCGTGGGAGTTTTAGCTGTAATTAATTTGTTCTGTTGGTACAATTCTCCTATCAGTCAAAAGATTTTCTATACTCTCTGTAAAGCCAGCAGTGAAGAAAATCGACCTCAAATTTCTTCAGATAGCATCCGACCATTGAAGGGTATGATGACTATAATACCTCAAGGACGCTTTGGGAACCAGATAGGGGAGTATGCAGCTCTCTACGCTCTAGCAAAAATGAATGGCTATCGAGCTTACATTCTGCCTGAGATGCATCAGGAATTTTCCTCACTATTCAAAATAAATTTGCCCTTAATCTCTAAGGATTCTGATAAGCGTATTAAGTGGAAGGAATACAAAGTTCAAAATTGGATGTGTCCCGAATACCGTAATATCACAGGGGAGAATGTGAAACTTAAAGGTTTCGTGTACTCCTGGACTTTTTACCATCATATAAAGAATGAAATCCTACAAGAATTTACATTTCATGACTTTGTTAGAGATGAAGCCAACGCTTATCTCACACAAGTGAGGGGTAATCGGAAAAACGTAACATTTGTCGGAGTTCACGTTCGCAGAGGGGACTATGTGCAACTCTTTGTCAAACTAAAAAGAGGAGTATTAGCAGACAAAAATTACTTACAAAATGCCACAGATTACTTTAGGAACAAGTACCAGAACCCAATATTTGTGGTGGCCAGTAATGGGATGGATTGGTGTAAGCAGAATGTTAATAATTCCTTGGGAGATGTTTACTTTGCTGGAGATGGCATCGAAGGTTCCCCTGCTCGAGACTTTGCAATTTTGGCCCACTGTAACCACACTATCATGACATTTGGGTCATTTGGTATTTGGGCTGCATACCTGGCAGGTGGTGAAACAATGCACCTAACTAATTACAGTGCACCTGACTCATCATACCTGAAGTATGTGAAGTATGAAGCAATCTACCTTCCAGAATGGATTGCTGTCCCTGCTGACCTGTCTGAACTACTCAAAAATAAGGAAAATGATAAAAATTAA